The DNA sequence ATGGCTAGGGTCCGCCCGGTTCCAGAGACGGCCGCCCCGGCGGAGAGTTTGTAGAACGGCCACGAGGCCGCAATCAGGAGAAGATGCATGAAACTGCTGCGCTATGGCGAGGTGGGAAGCGAACGGCCCGGCCTGCTCGATGCGGATGGAACGATCCGCGATCTCTCCGCCCATGTTGCCGATATTGCCGGCACGACACTTCATCCGGCCTCGCTGGACATGCTTTCGAAGCTCGATGCGAAGTCGCTGCCGGCGGTTTCCGGCAAGCCGCGCCTCGGCGCCTGCGTCGCCGGCACCGGCAAGTTCATTTGCATCGGCCTCAACTATTCCGACCATGCCGCCGAGACCGGGGCCACCGTGCCGCCGGAGCCGATCATCTTCATGAAGGCAAGCTCGGCCATCGTCGGCCCGGACGACGACGTGCTGATCCCGCGCGGCTCCGAGAAGACCGACTGGGAAGTCGAGCTCGGCGTGGTTATCGGCAAAACCGCGAAATATGTCAGCGAAGCCGACGCGCTCGACCATGTCGCCGGCTATTGCGTCTCCCATGACGTGTCCGAGCGCGCCTTCCAGGCCGAGCGCCAGGGCCAGTGGACCAAGGGCAAGAGCTGCGACACGTTCGGCCCGACCGGACCGTGGCTGGTGACCAAGGACGAAGTTTCAGACCCGCAGAACCTGAAGATGTGGCTGACGGTCAACGGCAAGACGATGCAGAACGGCTCGACCAAGACCATGGTCTATGGCGTTGCCTATCTCGTTTCCTACCTCAGCCAGTTCATGTCGCTGCACCCCGGCGACATTATTTCGACCGGCACCCCGCCCGGCGTCGGCCTCGGCATGAAGCCGCCGGTGTTCTTGAAGGCCGGCGATGTCGTGGAGCTGGGGATCGAAGGGCTCGGCCAGCAGAAGCAGACGTTCAGGGCGGACGTGTAGATCGATAGGTTAGCGCCGCCCCTCACCCCTACCCTCTCCCCGTGCAGAACGGGGAGAGGGAGCGCCAGCGTTGCGGCCATTCCTTCTCCCCGTCACCATACGGGGAGAAGGTGCCGGCAGGCGAATGAGGGGCAGCGCCGGCCCCTCTTCAGCTATTACTTTATCGTCTTCCCATCAGCGCCAAACCTATAGGTCTTCGCCGCATCGGGCGTCGCATAGAGCGTGGCGCCCGGCTCCGCGTCGTAAACCCCGAAAATCCGCACGGTGATCAGGCCGGCCTTCTCGCAATCCAGATAGAGATTGGTGTCGGCGCCGAGATGTTCGGCATGCACGACCGTGCCCTTCCAGGCGCCGGATTTCGGATCGACCGTCAGGTGCTCCGGCCGCACGCCGATGGTCCTGGCTGTCTCGCCGAGCCGGGCGCCGTCGACGAAATTCATCTTCGGCGAGCCGATGAAGCCGGCGACGAACTCGTTTGCCGGCGAATTATAGAGTTCCATCGGGCCGCCGATCTGCTCGATTTTTCCGGCATTGAGCACCACGATCTTGTCGGCCAGCGTCATCGCCTCGACCTGGTCGTGGGTGACGTAGATCATCGTCGCCTTCAGCCGGCGATGCAGCTGCGCGATCTCCAGCCGCGTGTTGACGCGCAGCGCCGCGTCGAGGTTCGACAGCGGCTCGTCGAACAGGAACAGTTTCGGCTCGCGCACCACGGCGCGGCCGATGGCGACGCGCTGGCGCTGGCCACCGGAAAGTTCCGCAGGTCGTCTTTCGAGATAGGGCTCCAGCGACAGCATGGACGAGGCGATGCCGATGCGGCGGTCGATTTCCGCCGCCGGCGTGTTCGCCTGCTTGAGGCCGAGGCCCATATTGTTCTTCACCGTCAGATGCGGATAGAGCGCATAGGTCTGGAACACCATGGCAATGCCGCGTTTCGCCGGCGGGGTGACCGAGACATCCTCGCCATCGATCAGCACCCGGCCCGAGGTCGAATCCTCCAGACCGGCGATGACCCGGAGCAATGTCGACTTGCCGCAACCCGAAGGGCCGACAAAGACGACGAACTCGCCATCCGTCACTTCGAGGTCGATGCCCTTCAGCACCTCGACCGGCCCAAAGGCCTTTTTCACGTTCTCGATTTTCAGCGAGCCCACGGCAGTCCTCCAAATTGATGAGTGGGCGCCAAGCGGGCGCCGTAGGGCGCGGACGACGACAGCCTGATCACAGTCGCACCGCCTTCCCGCCGCGCACGCTCTCGTCGGCGGCAAGGCAGACGGCAAGCGACCGCACCGCGTCGTCCATATGTCTGGTGAGATCGATATCCTCGCGGATCGCCTTGAGGACAAAAGCCTGTTCGAGATCGCAGAGATCCTGATGGCCGGGTTCGCCTTCCATCGACAGCATCTCGTCCGCCTTTAGGAACTTGCCGTCCGTGCCGGTCGCGGCGCTGTGCAGGCGGATGGTCGAGGTCTTGGTGTGGGTGTCGATGTCGTCGGACTTAACGCCCTCCTTCATAACGATCGACACACAGCCCTTGGGCGAAATCACGTCCTTCACGAAGAAGGCGGTCTCCGAAATCATCGGACCCCAGCCGGCCTCGTACCAGCCGACCGAACCGTCATCGAACAGCACCTGCAGATGGCCGTAATTGTACATGGACGGTGCGACCTCCTCGGTCAGTCGCACGCCCATCCCGCGCACCTCGACCGGCCTGGCATCGGTGATCTGCAGCATGACGTCGAGATAATGCACGCCGCAATCGACGATCGGCGATGTCGTCTGCATCAGCTGCTTGTGCGTCTCCCAGGTATGGCCCGAGGATTGCTGGTTGAGGTTCATGCGGAACACGTAGGGACCGCCGAGCTTGCGCGCTTCGGCGATCAACCGGATCCAGGACGGGTGGTGGCGCAGGATATAGCCGATCACCAGCTTTCGGCCGTTGGCCTTGGCTGCCGCGACGACGCGCCTGGCATCGGCCACCGTCGTTGCCAGCGGCTTTTCGACGAAGACATGGCAGCCGGCCTCGAACGCTTTCACCGCATAGTCGGCATGGCTGTCGGAATAGGTGGCGACGCAGGCGACGTCGGGCTTTTCGTCGCGCAGGGCGTCATCGAACGAACGCCTGATGCCATAGCCGGACAGCCCCCCAGGCAAAGGCACGTCGGAGCGGTTGACCAGCGCGGCGATCTGAAAACCTGGATTGGTGTGATAGGCCAGCGCATGGCTGCGGCCCATATTGCCTAGGCCGGCGACGACGACGCGAAGGGGTTTTTGCGAACTCACTTGACGGCTCCCGACGTGATGCCGCGGATCAGCTGCCGCGAGAAGATGACATAGAGGACCAGCACCGGCAGGATCGCCAGCGACAGTGCCGCCAGGATGGCGTTCCAGTTGGTGACGAACTGGCCGAGGAAAAGCTGGGCGCCGAGCGTCACCGTCTTGGTCTCTTCCGACGGCGCCAGGATCAGCGGGAACCACAGATCGTTCCAGATCGGGATCATGGTGAAGACGGCGACGGTTGCCATCGACGGCCGCACCAGCGGCACGACCAGACGGAAGAAGATGGTGTATTCCGACAGCCCATCGATGCGGCCGGCATTCTTCAAATCGTCGGACACCTGCTTCATGAATTCGGACAGGATGAAGACCGCCAGCGGCAGGCCTTGCGCGGTGTAGACCAGGATCAGCGCCGTCAGCGTGTTGACCAGCCCGCTCGCCACCATCAATTGCAGGATGGCGACGGTGGCGAGGCGGATCGGGATCATGATCCCGAGCGCCAAATAAAGCCCCATCATCGTGTTGCCGCGAAAGCGATATTCCGACAGCGCGAACGCAGCCATGGCGCCGAACAGAAGCACGAAGAACAGCGAGCCGACGGTGACGACGAGACTGTTCTGGAAATAGTGGATGAAGTCGCCCTGGCCGATCACCGTGGTGTAGCCGATCAGGTCGAAAGTCTTTGGCGTCGGCGGCGTCAGCGGCGCGCCGAAGATACCAGCGCGGGACTTGAACGAATTCATGATGACCAGGATCACCGGAAACAGCGCGATCGCCGTGTAGGTCAGCAGGATCGCGTGGGCGCCGATGGTGCGGGGCATTGAACGGGTGGCGATGCTCATTGGAAACCCTTCCTGCGCAGAGAGGTTGGCGCCAAGACACCCCCCTCTGTCCTGCCGGACATCTCCCCCGCAAGGGGGGAAATTGGCAGCGTCGGCCTTGCCGTCCACCTTGCAACGATGGCGACTGGCGAAAGCAGTAGCGACATCTGATCTCCCCCCTTGCGGGGGAGATGGCCGGCAGGCCAGAGGGGGGTGCTCAAGCTCGACATCTCTCGCCCCTCAGAACTGGTAGCGACGCAGGCGCGTCTGGATGAGGAAGAGGTAGACGCAGACACCGCCCAGAATGATCAGGAACATGATCGTGGCGATGGTCGCGCCCATGTTGGGGTCGCCGACCTGCAGCTGGAAGCCGAAGAAGGCGCGGTAGAGGAAGGTGCCGAGAATATCGGTCGAATAGTTCGGCCCGGCGAGCGCGCCTTGCGCGGTGTAGATCAGGTCGAAGGCGTTGAAATTGCCGACGAAGGTGAGGATCGAGATGATGCCGATCGACGGCAGGATCAGCGGCAGCTTGATCTTCCAGAACTGCGACAGGCCGGTGATGCCATCGCATTCGGCCGCCTCGATCACCTCTTCGGGGATCGACAGCAGCGCGGCATAGATCAGCATCATCGGAATGCCGATGAATTGCCACACCGAGATCAGGCTGAGCGCGGTCAGCGCGTACTGCTCCTTGCCGAGCCAGGGCGTGAACAGGCTTTTCAGGCCGACGAAGTCGAGCAGATGCGGCGCCACGCCCCATAGCGGCGACAGGATCAGCTTCCAGGCAAAGCCGACGATGACGAAGGACAGGATGGTCGGCACGAAGATCGCGGTGCGGTAGAAGGCGGCGAACCGCAGCCTGGGGCTGGAGAGAATTGCCGCCAACAGCACGCCGACCGGGTTCTGCACCAGCATGTGGATGATGAAGAACCAGACATTGTTGCGCAACGCATTCCAGAAATTGACCGACCAGTTGGGATCGCCGAACAGGGTGCGGAAATTGTCCAGGCCGACGAAGATCTGGGACTGGTCGACATTGCGGAACAGCGAGAGCTGCAGCGTGCCGGCGAGCGGCAGGATCATGATCGCCGTGTAGACGAGCACCGCCGGCGCCAGGAAGACGGCGATATGCCAGCGGAATGGTCTTTTGGGTCGTGTTTGTGCGGCCATGAGTTCGGTCCCCGCCGTCTCTCGGTTCCAGACGATGTGATGCTAGATGATGCCTCGATGCATGCCCCAACCTTGCCCGGTGCGGCAAGACAAAGGCCTGCGACTGATCAGCCAGCCTTCCCCAACAACAGCAAGGGTAAGGCCGTGAGGCAGAGCCGACAATCGCAATATGAAGACAGGATAATCCGGAACCGGCCGGGCATGCGCCCAGCCGGCTCCGCTGCCTGAGCTCTTACTTGGCCGGCTTATACCAGCTGTCGAGACCGGTCTGCAGCTTCTTGGCCGCGGCTTCGGGCGTATCGGTGCCGTTGATGACGTTGGCCGATTCAACCCAGGTCTCGTTTTCGAGGTTCGGCGTGCCGCGCGACAGGATCTGATAGGTCGAGCGGATCGTCGACTTGCACTTGCCGCGCCAGGAGACGAATTCCTGCGCCAGCGGGTCTTCCATCTTCACCGGCGAGGAGTTCAGGCTGAAGAAGCCCGGCAGCGCGTTGGCGTAGATGGTGGCGAAATCAGGCGAGGCCACCCAGGACAGGAAGGTCTTGGCCGCGTCAGCGTGCTTGGAGGCTGCGTTCAGGCCCATGCCGATATCGGTATGGTCGGAGATGTAGCAGGTGTCGCCGGCCTTTTCGACCGGCGGCGGGAAGGCGCCCATCTTGAACTGGGCCTGGGTGTTGAACAGGCCGATTTCCCACGAGCCGGCCGGGTAGATGGCGGCGCGGCCGAGCGTGAACAGGTTCTGGCTGTCCGGATACGTCTGGGCCTCGAAGCCGTCGCCCAGGTAAGGCTTCCACTTGGCCAGTTCCTCATATGGCGCGACCCAGTCCTTGTCGGTCAGCTTCTGATCGCCCTTGATCAGCGCCTTGCGGCCGTCCTCGCCCTTCCAGTAGTTGGGGCCGATGTTCTGGTAGCCCATGGTCGCGGCTTCCCAGAGGTCCTTGGTGCCCATCGCCATCGGGATATAGGTGCCGTCGGCCTTGATCTTGTCGAGCGCGGCGAAGAACTCGTCACGGGTCTGAGGCACCTTGATGCCGAGCTTGTCGAAGGCGTCCTTGTTGTAGATGAAGCCGTGGATGACGGATGCCATCGGCACGCAGAAGCTCGCCTTGCCGTCATCGGTCTGCCAGGCGGACTTGGCGACCGGCGAGAAGTTTTCCATGCCGGGCAGCGCCGAGAGGTCGGCAAGGTTGCCCTTCTTGAACAGTTCGAGCGACTTGTCGAACGGGCGGCAGGTGATCAGGTCGCCCGCCGAACCGGCGGCGAGCTTGGCGCCGAGGGCGGCGTCATATTCGGTCGGGGCCGATGGGGCGAACACCACCTTGATGCCGGGGTTCTTGGCTTCGAAGGCCGGGATCAGCTTATCCTTCCAGATGGCAAGGTCGTCGCCGCGCCAGCTTTCGATGTTGAGCGTTACGTCCTCGGCGTGAGCCAATCCGGCCGAGCCGAGAATGCTGGTGCCCAGAAGCAGTGCCGTCAGTAGTTTCGTTGTCATGCTCAGTCTCCCTGTTGACCTTTTTCAGGTTCGGTTTTGATGAGAACCTGGGCTTTGGAGCCCTTGTTCCCCTCGCAAGCCCGTTTCACTCCGATGGGAATCGGGAATGAAACTGGCCTATTTCTTTGTTCGAGCATGATCTTTTCCGAAAAGCGGTTTCCACTTTTCGGGATCA is a window from the Mesorhizobium australicum WSM2073 genome containing:
- a CDS encoding fumarylacetoacetate hydrolase family protein; the encoded protein is MKLLRYGEVGSERPGLLDADGTIRDLSAHVADIAGTTLHPASLDMLSKLDAKSLPAVSGKPRLGACVAGTGKFICIGLNYSDHAAETGATVPPEPIIFMKASSAIVGPDDDVLIPRGSEKTDWEVELGVVIGKTAKYVSEADALDHVAGYCVSHDVSERAFQAERQGQWTKGKSCDTFGPTGPWLVTKDEVSDPQNLKMWLTVNGKTMQNGSTKTMVYGVAYLVSYLSQFMSLHPGDIISTGTPPGVGLGMKPPVFLKAGDVVELGIEGLGQQKQTFRADV
- a CDS encoding ABC transporter ATP-binding protein gives rise to the protein MGSLKIENVKKAFGPVEVLKGIDLEVTDGEFVVFVGPSGCGKSTLLRVIAGLEDSTSGRVLIDGEDVSVTPPAKRGIAMVFQTYALYPHLTVKNNMGLGLKQANTPAAEIDRRIGIASSMLSLEPYLERRPAELSGGQRQRVAIGRAVVREPKLFLFDEPLSNLDAALRVNTRLEIAQLHRRLKATMIYVTHDQVEAMTLADKIVVLNAGKIEQIGGPMELYNSPANEFVAGFIGSPKMNFVDGARLGETARTIGVRPEHLTVDPKSGAWKGTVVHAEHLGADTNLYLDCEKAGLITVRIFGVYDAEPGATLYATPDAAKTYRFGADGKTIK
- a CDS encoding Gfo/Idh/MocA family protein, coding for MSSQKPLRVVVAGLGNMGRSHALAYHTNPGFQIAALVNRSDVPLPGGLSGYGIRRSFDDALRDEKPDVACVATYSDSHADYAVKAFEAGCHVFVEKPLATTVADARRVVAAAKANGRKLVIGYILRHHPSWIRLIAEARKLGGPYVFRMNLNQQSSGHTWETHKQLMQTTSPIVDCGVHYLDVMLQITDARPVEVRGMGVRLTEEVAPSMYNYGHLQVLFDDGSVGWYEAGWGPMISETAFFVKDVISPKGCVSIVMKEGVKSDDIDTHTKTSTIRLHSAATGTDGKFLKADEMLSMEGEPGHQDLCDLEQAFVLKAIREDIDLTRHMDDAVRSLAVCLAADESVRGGKAVRL
- a CDS encoding carbohydrate ABC transporter permease — encoded protein: MSIATRSMPRTIGAHAILLTYTAIALFPVILVIMNSFKSRAGIFGAPLTPPTPKTFDLIGYTTVIGQGDFIHYFQNSLVVTVGSLFFVLLFGAMAAFALSEYRFRGNTMMGLYLALGIMIPIRLATVAILQLMVASGLVNTLTALILVYTAQGLPLAVFILSEFMKQVSDDLKNAGRIDGLSEYTIFFRLVVPLVRPSMATVAVFTMIPIWNDLWFPLILAPSEETKTVTLGAQLFLGQFVTNWNAILAALSLAILPVLVLYVIFSRQLIRGITSGAVK
- a CDS encoding carbohydrate ABC transporter permease; this translates as MAAQTRPKRPFRWHIAVFLAPAVLVYTAIMILPLAGTLQLSLFRNVDQSQIFVGLDNFRTLFGDPNWSVNFWNALRNNVWFFIIHMLVQNPVGVLLAAILSSPRLRFAAFYRTAIFVPTILSFVIVGFAWKLILSPLWGVAPHLLDFVGLKSLFTPWLGKEQYALTALSLISVWQFIGIPMMLIYAALLSIPEEVIEAAECDGITGLSQFWKIKLPLILPSIGIISILTFVGNFNAFDLIYTAQGALAGPNYSTDILGTFLYRAFFGFQLQVGDPNMGATIATIMFLIILGGVCVYLFLIQTRLRRYQF
- a CDS encoding ABC transporter substrate-binding protein yields the protein MTTKLLTALLLGTSILGSAGLAHAEDVTLNIESWRGDDLAIWKDKLIPAFEAKNPGIKVVFAPSAPTEYDAALGAKLAAGSAGDLITCRPFDKSLELFKKGNLADLSALPGMENFSPVAKSAWQTDDGKASFCVPMASVIHGFIYNKDAFDKLGIKVPQTRDEFFAALDKIKADGTYIPMAMGTKDLWEAATMGYQNIGPNYWKGEDGRKALIKGDQKLTDKDWVAPYEELAKWKPYLGDGFEAQTYPDSQNLFTLGRAAIYPAGSWEIGLFNTQAQFKMGAFPPPVEKAGDTCYISDHTDIGMGLNAASKHADAAKTFLSWVASPDFATIYANALPGFFSLNSSPVKMEDPLAQEFVSWRGKCKSTIRSTYQILSRGTPNLENETWVESANVINGTDTPEAAAKKLQTGLDSWYKPAK